The following coding sequences lie in one Arachis ipaensis cultivar K30076 chromosome B03, Araip1.1, whole genome shotgun sequence genomic window:
- the LOC107631342 gene encoding protein trichome birefringence-like 2 isoform X1, whose protein sequence is MPWINDSLGQKKRACMLFFFSISMNNTKRISSFSESFLSHRRKVFAGFGLGVASSLFIISLFFFLGTNNSVPKVEHVFVPPFYDTYYSSPCNNHFHPSNNVSHHETSTLASVSVHVKNNSTILVNSTTNENNRNNNATLHAHDEERVISRETAGGGNSSRISKDSNFHDGGIRVVTNYSSVSGEGNNNGTQMKSSSSLIISSPNNVGYEQSKKNVTGIIHDGLYENCNIFDGKWVRDDSKPYYPLGSCPFIDRDFDCHSNKRPDSEYVKWKWKPNGCQIPSLNASDFLERLKGQRLVFVGDSLNRNMWESLVCILRQSIKNKARVFEISGKREFKKKGVYAFRFEDYNCSVDFVMSPFIVQESTLKGKNGTFETLRLDLMDQTTKKYKDADIIVFNTGHWWTHEKTSKGEDYYQEGNHVYPRLKALDAYKRALTTWATWVDRHIDPNQTRVFFRGYSTTHFWGGQWNSGGQCHKETEPIFNETYLQKYPSKMRVVEYVIHNMKTPVVYMNISRLTDYRKDGHPSIYRKDYKPSTTDQNNSLFEDCSHWCLPGVPDTWNELLYVSLLKDGRGTWNT, encoded by the exons ATGCCTTGGATTAATGACTCATTGGGACAGAAGAAAAGGGCATGCATGTTGTTCTTCTTCTCCATTTCCATGAACAACACCAAGAGGATTTCTTCATTCTCTGAGTCTTTTCTTTCACACAGGAGAAAAGTGTTTGCTGGTTTTGGTTTAGGTGTTGCATCTTCTCTTTTCATAATCTCATTGTTCTTCTTCCTCGGTACTAATAACTCGGTTCCCAAGGTTGAACATGTATTTGTTCCACCGTTTTATGACACTTATTATTCTTCACCCTGTAACAATCACTTTCACCCTTCTAATAATGTTTCTCATCATGAAACTTCAACTTTAGCAAGTGTTTCTGTTCATGTGAAGAACAATAGCACTATTTTGGTGAATTCTACTACTAATGAGAATAATAGAAACAACAATGCAACCTTGCATGCACATGATGAGGAAAGAGTAATTTCAAGGGAAACTGCAGGTGGTGGGAATTCATCTAGGATCTccaaagattcaaactttcatGATGGAGGAATAAGGGTTGTTACAAATTATTCAAGTGTTTCTGGGGAAGGGAATAACAATGGGACACAAATGAAAAGTTCTTCAAGTTTAATTATAAGTAGTCCTAATAATGTGGGGTATGAGCAAAGCAAGAAGAATGTAACTGGCATTATTCATGATGGTTTGTATGAGAATTGTAACATATTTGATGGGAAGTGGGTAAGGGATGATTCAAAGCCTTACTATCCATTAGGTTCTTGTCCCTTCATTGACAGAGATTTTGACTGTCACAGTAATAAGAGGCCTGATTCTGAGTATGTCAAGTGGAAGTGGAAGCCAAATGGGTGTCAAATTCCAAG TTTGAATGCAAGTGATTTTCTGGAGAGGCTTAAAGGACAGAGGTTGGTTTTTGTGGGAGATTCCCTTAACAGGAACATGTGGGAGTCCCTTGTATGCATCCTTCGCCAAAGCATAAAAAACAAGGCACGTGTTTTTGAGATCTCGGGAAAAAGGGAATTTAAGAAGAAAGGTGTCTATGCTTTTAGATTTGAG GATTATAATTGCTCGGTGGATTTTGTTATGTCACCATTCATTGTTCAAGAGTCAACTCTCAAAGGCAAGAATGGGACATTTGAGACACTGAGGCTGGATTTGATGGACCAAACAACTAAAAAGTATAAGGATGCTGATATCATAGTCTTCAACACAGGACATTGGTGGACCCATGAGAAAACATCTAAAGG AGAAGATTACTATCAAGAAGGGAACCATGTATACCCAAGACTTAAGGCTTTGGATGCATACAAGAGGGCTTTGACCACTTGGGCTACATGGGTTGACCGACACATTGATCCTAATCAAACCCGGGTTTTCTTCAGGGGATACTCAACTACACATTTCTG GGGAGGGCAATGGAACTCAGGAGGACAGTGCCACAAAGAAACTGAGCCAATATTCAATGAAACTTACTTGCAAAAGTATCCTTCAAAGATGAGGGTTGTGGAGTATGTTATCCATAACATGAAGACACCAGTTGTGTACATGAACATTAGCAGGCTCACTGATTACAGAAAAGATGGGCATCCTTCCATATATAGAAAGGATTATAAACCATCAACAACAGATCAGAACAACTCTCTATTTGAAGATTGCAGCCATTGGTGTTTACCAGGAGTGCCAGATACTTGGAATGAATTACTATATGTTTCTCTCTTAAAAGATGGAAGGGGAACTTGGAATACTTGA
- the LOC107631342 gene encoding protein trichome birefringence-like 2 isoform X2 has translation MPWINDSLGQKKRACMLFFFSISMNNTKRISSFSESFLSHRRKVFAGFGLGVASSLFIISLFFFLGTNNSVPKVEHVFVPPFYDTYYSSPCNNHFHPSNNVSHHETSTLASVSVHVKNNSTILVNSTTNENNRNNNATLHAHDEERVISRETAGGGNSSRISKDSNFHDGGIRVVTNYSSVSGEGNNNGTQMKSSSSLIISSPNNVGYEQSKKNVTGIIHDGLYENCNIFDGKWVRDDSKPYYPLGSCPFIDRDFDCHSNKRPDSEYVKWKWKPNGCQIPSLNASDFLERLKGQRLVFVGDSLNRNMWESLVCILRQSIKNKARVFEISGKREFKKKGVYAFRFEDYNCSVDFVMSPFIVQESTLKGKNGTFETLRLDLMDQTTKKYKDADIIVFNTGHWWTHEKTSKGEDYYQEGNHVYPRLKALDAYKRALTTWATWVDRHIDPNQTRVFFRGYSTTHF, from the exons ATGCCTTGGATTAATGACTCATTGGGACAGAAGAAAAGGGCATGCATGTTGTTCTTCTTCTCCATTTCCATGAACAACACCAAGAGGATTTCTTCATTCTCTGAGTCTTTTCTTTCACACAGGAGAAAAGTGTTTGCTGGTTTTGGTTTAGGTGTTGCATCTTCTCTTTTCATAATCTCATTGTTCTTCTTCCTCGGTACTAATAACTCGGTTCCCAAGGTTGAACATGTATTTGTTCCACCGTTTTATGACACTTATTATTCTTCACCCTGTAACAATCACTTTCACCCTTCTAATAATGTTTCTCATCATGAAACTTCAACTTTAGCAAGTGTTTCTGTTCATGTGAAGAACAATAGCACTATTTTGGTGAATTCTACTACTAATGAGAATAATAGAAACAACAATGCAACCTTGCATGCACATGATGAGGAAAGAGTAATTTCAAGGGAAACTGCAGGTGGTGGGAATTCATCTAGGATCTccaaagattcaaactttcatGATGGAGGAATAAGGGTTGTTACAAATTATTCAAGTGTTTCTGGGGAAGGGAATAACAATGGGACACAAATGAAAAGTTCTTCAAGTTTAATTATAAGTAGTCCTAATAATGTGGGGTATGAGCAAAGCAAGAAGAATGTAACTGGCATTATTCATGATGGTTTGTATGAGAATTGTAACATATTTGATGGGAAGTGGGTAAGGGATGATTCAAAGCCTTACTATCCATTAGGTTCTTGTCCCTTCATTGACAGAGATTTTGACTGTCACAGTAATAAGAGGCCTGATTCTGAGTATGTCAAGTGGAAGTGGAAGCCAAATGGGTGTCAAATTCCAAG TTTGAATGCAAGTGATTTTCTGGAGAGGCTTAAAGGACAGAGGTTGGTTTTTGTGGGAGATTCCCTTAACAGGAACATGTGGGAGTCCCTTGTATGCATCCTTCGCCAAAGCATAAAAAACAAGGCACGTGTTTTTGAGATCTCGGGAAAAAGGGAATTTAAGAAGAAAGGTGTCTATGCTTTTAGATTTGAG GATTATAATTGCTCGGTGGATTTTGTTATGTCACCATTCATTGTTCAAGAGTCAACTCTCAAAGGCAAGAATGGGACATTTGAGACACTGAGGCTGGATTTGATGGACCAAACAACTAAAAAGTATAAGGATGCTGATATCATAGTCTTCAACACAGGACATTGGTGGACCCATGAGAAAACATCTAAAGG AGAAGATTACTATCAAGAAGGGAACCATGTATACCCAAGACTTAAGGCTTTGGATGCATACAAGAGGGCTTTGACCACTTGGGCTACATGGGTTGACCGACACATTGATCCTAATCAAACCCGGGTTTTCTTCAGGGGATACTCAACTACACATTTCTG A